The window GCGCAGGCCATCACCACGTCCGGTTCATGGCCTTTGTCGTTGCCGGCCCATTCCCAAATGCCGATGCCCGTGGAGCAGTGTTTGATGGCATCCTCCATGCTGAGAAATTGCGGCGCCGGTTGTTTGCCTGCCACGATCACGTTGATGTGGTTGCGGCTGCGCAGACAACGGTCGGTCACCGAAAGCAGGGTGTTGGCGTCCGGCGGCAGATAGATGCGCACCACGTCGGCTTTTTTGTTCACCACATGATCGATGAATCCGGGGTCCTGATGGCTGAAGCCGTTATGGTCCTGCCGCCATACATGGGAGGTGAGCAGATAGTTGAGCGAAGCGATGGGGCGGCGCCAAGGAATTTCGCTGTCCGTGACCTTGAGCCACTTGGCGTGTTGGTTGAACATGGAATCAATGATATGGATGAACGCCTCATAGCAGCTGAAAAAGCCGTGCCGGCCGGTGAGCAGATAGCCCTCCAGCCATCCCTGGCACAGATGTTCGCTCAACACCTCCATCACCCTGCCATAACCGGACAACCCTTCGTCCGTCGGCTTGAGCTCCGCCATCCAGGTTCGGTCGGTGACCTTGAACAACGCGTCCAGGCGGTTGGAGGAGGTTTCGTCAGGACCAAAGACGCGGAAATTTTTATTCGGCAGATTGAGTTTCATGACATCCGCGAGAAATTGACCCAGCACGCGCGTGGATTCCGCATCGGTCTGTCCGGGTTTACCGACCGGTACCGCATAATCGCGAAAATCGGGCATACGCAGCTCTTTGAGCAGGATGCCGCCGTTGGCGTGGGGATTATCACCCATGCGCAGCGTCCCTTTCGGCGCCAGTTCGGCCAGTTCCGCTTTGAAGCGTCCCTCTTGGTCGAACAGCTGATCCGGCTGATAGCTCATCAGCCAGGCCTGCAACGCCTGTAATTGTTCCGGTTTGTTTTTCGGATCGGTCAACGGCACCTGGTGGGAGCGCCAGGAATCCTCAACCTGTTTTCCGTTCACCTCCTTGGGGCCGGTCCAGCCTTTGGGGGTGCGCAGCACGATCATGGGCCAGGCCGGCCGCTGCGGATGATCGAGGTTTTGTTGCGCTTTTCTTTTAATCTCACGGATCTCATCGAACACTTTGTCCAGCAGACCGGCCATTTTCTGATGCATCGATGCCGGGTCCGAACCGGAGATGAAATGGGGTTTATACCCGTAGCCGCTGAACAGTTGATTCAGCTCCTTATCACTCAGACGGGCCAGCACCGTAGGATTGGCGATTTTATAGCCATTGAGATGAAGGATGGGCAGCACCACGCCGTCGGTGACCGGATTGAGAAATTTATTCGAATGCCAACTGGTGGCCAGGGGGCCGGTCTCCGCCTCGCCGTCGCCCACCACACAACAGGCGATTAGATCCGGATTGTCCAACACGGCGCCAAAGGCATGGGCCAGGGCGTAACCCAACTCTCCGCCTTCGTGTATCGAGCCGGGCGTCTCCGGCGCCACATGGCTGGGGATGCCGCCGGGAAAAGAGAACTGCTTGAACAGCTTTTTAAGCCCTTCACTGTCGTTGGAGATGTCGGGATAATATTCGCTATAGGTGCCTTCGAGAAAAACGTTGGCCACCAAGGCCGGACCGCCGTGCCCTGGACCGGCGATGTAGATCATGCTCAGGTTGCGCTTTTTGATGATGCGGTTCAAATGCACATAGATGAAATTGAGCCCCGGCGTGGTGCCCCAATGGCCGAGAAGCCTCGGTTTGATGTGTTCCGGTTGCAGCGGTTCGCGCAACAGCGGATTGTCGTACAGGTAGATCTGGCCGACGGAAAGATAATTGGCCGCCCGCCAGTAGGCGTCGATTTTTTTCAGCTCCGATTCGGACAACGGCGCTTTTTTCTCTCTCATGTCTGACTCCTTTATTTGATGCATAAATTTAAATAATATTTTGTATATTTGAAATACTAATCATGCTCCTCATTCAGAAAAAGGAGGCGACATGCCGCACTCTTCTCCGGCTGATAAGGAACCGTCCCGGATTTTTCCCTTTTTGGCCACGCTTCTGCGCATGGCGGTGGGATGGCAGTTCCTCTATGAAGGCTTGATCAAGGCGCTGTCGACTGATTGGTCATCCGCTGCTTTTCTGTCTGCATCCAAATGGCTGCTGTCCGATCTGTTTCACTGGTTCGTCGCGCACCCCCCTTTTCTCCAGGCGGTGGATTTTCTCAATATCGTCGGCTTGATCGCAGTGGGATTGTGTTTACTGCTGGGCGTTTTCATCCGCACCGGCTGCTCGATCGGCATTCTGCTGCTGACGCTCTATTACATCGCCAATCCGGCGCTCATCGGATATTTCTCCGACCTGTACAGCGAGGGCAGTTATCTGTTGATCGACAAAAATCTGATCGAGCTGCTGGCACTGGTGTTTCTGCTGTTTTATCCCACCTGGGGGCTGGGTCCGATGATCTCCGCTTTTCGCAACCGGGCCAAACAAAAGCGGCAGCGCACTGATGAGGCACATGCCCCCGTCGGCTCTATGGACGTGCAGCGGCGCTATGTGCTGCGAAATTTAATCGTGCTGCCGGTCGGCGCCGCTTTTGCTTATGCTTTTCAGCGGAAGCGTCAATGGGAATCCTGGGAGGAAC is drawn from bacterium and contains these coding sequences:
- a CDS encoding phosphoketolase family protein: MREKKAPLSESELKKIDAYWRAANYLSVGQIYLYDNPLLREPLQPEHIKPRLLGHWGTTPGLNFIYVHLNRIIKKRNLSMIYIAGPGHGGPALVANVFLEGTYSEYYPDISNDSEGLKKLFKQFSFPGGIPSHVAPETPGSIHEGGELGYALAHAFGAVLDNPDLIACCVVGDGEAETGPLATSWHSNKFLNPVTDGVVLPILHLNGYKIANPTVLARLSDKELNQLFSGYGYKPHFISGSDPASMHQKMAGLLDKVFDEIREIKRKAQQNLDHPQRPAWPMIVLRTPKGWTGPKEVNGKQVEDSWRSHQVPLTDPKNKPEQLQALQAWLMSYQPDQLFDQEGRFKAELAELAPKGTLRMGDNPHANGGILLKELRMPDFRDYAVPVGKPGQTDAESTRVLGQFLADVMKLNLPNKNFRVFGPDETSSNRLDALFKVTDRTWMAELKPTDEGLSGYGRVMEVLSEHLCQGWLEGYLLTGRHGFFSCYEAFIHIIDSMFNQHAKWLKVTDSEIPWRRPIASLNYLLTSHVWRQDHNGFSHQDPGFIDHVVNKKADVVRIYLPPDANTLLSVTDRCLRSRNHINVIVAGKQPAPQFLSMEDAIKHCSTGIGIWEWAGNDKGHEPDVVMACA